One Micromonospora sp. WMMD812 genomic window carries:
- the mraZ gene encoding division/cell wall cluster transcriptional repressor MraZ: protein MFLGTHTPRLDDKGRLILPAKFRDELAGGVVITKGQERCLYAFPMPEFQRIAEQLRAQPMTSKAARAYSRVFFASAHDEVPDRQGRVTIPAHLREYAALDRELVVIGASTRVEIWDKVAWETYLAESEDEFADIEEGVLPGGL from the coding sequence GTGTTTCTCGGCACCCACACTCCGCGCCTGGACGACAAGGGCCGGTTGATCCTTCCGGCGAAGTTCCGGGACGAGTTGGCGGGGGGTGTCGTGATCACCAAAGGGCAGGAGCGCTGCCTCTACGCCTTCCCGATGCCCGAGTTCCAGCGGATCGCGGAGCAACTGCGTGCCCAACCGATGACGAGCAAGGCGGCCCGGGCCTACAGCCGGGTCTTCTTCGCCAGCGCGCACGACGAGGTGCCGGACAGGCAGGGCCGGGTGACCATCCCGGCGCACCTGCGGGAATACGCCGCCCTCGACCGTGAACTGGTGGTCATCGGCGCGAGCACGCGGGTGGAGATCTGGGACAAGGTCGCCTGGGAGACCTACCTCGCCGAGAGCGAAGACGAGTTCGCCGACATCGAGGAGGGGGTGCTGCCCGGCGGTCTGTAG
- the rsmH gene encoding 16S rRNA (cytosine(1402)-N(4))-methyltransferase RsmH — protein MGVDMGELRGTHVPVLLERCLELLAPALGRGGRTIHVDATLGLGGHAEAVLEAHPETVLVGLDRDTEALAHARVRLARFADRIHLEHAVYDELPDVLGRLGYPEVDGILFDLGVSSLQLDAPDRGFAYAQDAPLDMRMDQTRGVTAEEVVNAYGHPELARVLRVYGEEKFAGRIASAIIRERERARITSSARLAELVREAIPAPARRTGGHPAKRTFQALRIEVNRELAALETALPAALDALHVGGRMVVLSYHSLEDRLTKAALADRVRSKGPVDLPVELPGTGPTFRLLSRGAELPGEREVAANPRAASVRLRAAERIDPDAEQQGRTDRERYRRRVKAMHQPGTGSARSVGDRRTPGDGRGTDEEGEGT, from the coding sequence GTGGGGGTCGACATGGGGGAGCTACGCGGCACGCACGTGCCGGTGCTGCTCGAGCGGTGTCTCGAGCTGCTCGCCCCCGCGCTGGGCCGGGGCGGCCGGACGATCCACGTCGACGCGACGCTGGGCTTGGGCGGCCACGCCGAGGCGGTGCTCGAGGCGCACCCGGAGACGGTGCTGGTCGGGCTCGACCGGGACACCGAGGCGCTCGCCCACGCGCGCGTCCGGCTGGCCCGGTTCGCCGACCGGATCCATCTGGAGCACGCCGTCTACGACGAGTTGCCCGACGTGCTCGGCCGGCTGGGCTACCCGGAGGTCGACGGGATCCTGTTCGACCTGGGGGTCTCGTCGCTGCAACTGGACGCGCCCGACCGCGGGTTCGCCTACGCGCAGGACGCCCCGCTGGACATGCGGATGGACCAGACCCGGGGGGTGACCGCCGAGGAGGTGGTCAACGCCTACGGCCACCCGGAGCTGGCCCGGGTGCTGCGGGTCTACGGCGAGGAGAAGTTCGCCGGGCGGATCGCCTCGGCGATCATCCGGGAACGGGAACGCGCCCGGATCACCTCGTCCGCACGGTTGGCCGAGCTGGTCAGGGAGGCCATTCCGGCACCAGCCCGACGAACCGGTGGACACCCGGCAAAGAGAACGTTTCAGGCGTTGAGGATCGAGGTAAACAGAGAGCTGGCCGCGCTGGAGACGGCGCTGCCGGCCGCGCTCGACGCGCTCCACGTGGGCGGTCGCATGGTGGTCCTGTCCTACCACTCGCTGGAGGACCGGCTCACCAAGGCGGCGCTCGCCGATCGGGTTCGCAGTAAGGGCCCGGTCGACCTCCCGGTCGAGCTACCCGGTACCGGTCCGACGTTCCGGCTGCTCAGCCGGGGCGCGGAGCTGCCCGGGGAACGGGAGGTCGCCGCGAACCCGCGCGCCGCCTCGGTGCGGTTGCGGGCCGCGGAGCGTATCGACCCGGATGCCGAGCAGCAGGGGCGGACCGACCGCGAACGGTACCGCCGGCGAGTCAAGGCGATGCACCAACCGGGGACGGGGTCCGCGCGATCCGTGGGGGATCGGCGGACGCCGGGGGACGGCAGAGGGACGGACGAAGAGGGGGAGGGGACATGA
- a CDS encoding penicillin-binding protein 2, translating into MPPRSEDPRRDATGSRRGSSSRDGGGRGADPRTGEPGVGGISGARAYTPRGRTIREEHGGLPRTGGAAGGAEQRRSPRSTRSGDPFRPALQVLDGGRAGAARAARRSAPAAGRSGVVRTVQPRTPRTPSDEPPAPRRRTTPRRPERPAGRRPARKPPRPPKLADPRLRLRLGTALTLAIFATIGIRLVFLQAVDTPAYAGGGVADRTRTVDLPAPRGAIYDRFGAQLAHSVEARYVFADPTLIEDIPATARALSPLLGISVSKLTELMRPRKLENGNPSRFQYLARGVEIATAKQVLALELQGIGVHRDERREVPGDDLAANLIGFTSQDMNGLEGLEARYDDLLRGQDGKRVYEAGLGDLAAPIPGGYSRTTPPKPGSSLTLTVDRDLQYMTQVILSRHMAQARNGVGAAVVLDVATGEVLAQASHPTYNAAQPEGSQPAAREDAATSFVVDPGSVHKAITFGAALQEGVITPDTTLPIPNSIKMGDTWFSDTHPANGRRMSLPGMLAYSSNVGTITIADELGRDRLIDYQRRFGLGQPTGEGMPGEASGRLLPADEWSGSSYGSVPIGHSVDATPLQMAAAYAAIANNGTYVQPHLIKEVIGPDGTRKPGKAPVTRSVLSPQNAAALRTMLEAVTTVDGATGVPAAVPGFRVAGKTGTGWRLVDGQKQPGEVSSFIGMAPAEKPRYVIAVFAYAPGGGGAAIATEGFKEMMQFTLRHYKVPPSTTAKPPKFVVYPR; encoded by the coding sequence GTGCCGCCGAGGTCGGAGGATCCGCGCCGGGACGCCACAGGCTCCCGGCGCGGTTCGTCCTCCCGGGACGGCGGGGGCCGCGGCGCCGACCCGCGTACCGGTGAGCCGGGCGTCGGCGGGATCTCCGGCGCCCGGGCGTACACCCCGCGCGGGCGCACCATCCGTGAGGAGCACGGCGGGCTGCCCCGGACCGGCGGCGCCGCCGGGGGCGCCGAGCAGCGGCGCAGCCCGCGCAGCACCCGGTCCGGTGACCCGTTCCGCCCCGCCCTGCAGGTGCTCGACGGCGGTCGCGCCGGCGCCGCCCGGGCTGCCCGGCGGTCCGCGCCGGCCGCCGGCCGGTCCGGCGTGGTGCGCACCGTGCAGCCGCGCACTCCGCGTACCCCGTCGGACGAGCCGCCCGCGCCGCGGCGTCGGACCACTCCGCGCCGGCCGGAGCGCCCGGCCGGCCGGCGGCCGGCGCGCAAGCCGCCCCGGCCGCCCAAGCTGGCCGACCCGCGGCTGCGGTTGCGCCTGGGCACCGCGCTCACCCTGGCGATCTTCGCCACCATCGGCATCCGGCTGGTCTTCCTGCAGGCGGTGGACACCCCGGCGTACGCCGGAGGCGGGGTGGCCGACCGGACCCGGACGGTCGACCTGCCGGCGCCGCGCGGGGCGATCTACGACCGCTTCGGCGCGCAACTGGCGCACAGCGTGGAGGCCCGGTACGTCTTCGCCGACCCGACGCTGATCGAGGACATCCCGGCGACGGCCCGGGCGCTCTCGCCGCTGCTGGGCATCTCGGTCTCGAAGCTGACCGAGCTGATGCGCCCACGGAAGCTGGAGAACGGCAATCCGTCCCGGTTCCAGTACCTGGCGCGGGGGGTGGAGATCGCGACCGCCAAGCAGGTGCTGGCGCTGGAGCTGCAGGGCATCGGCGTGCACCGGGACGAGCGCCGCGAGGTGCCCGGCGACGACCTGGCCGCCAACCTGATCGGCTTCACGAGCCAGGACATGAACGGCCTCGAGGGGCTGGAGGCCCGCTACGACGACCTGCTCCGCGGGCAGGACGGCAAGCGGGTCTACGAGGCCGGCCTGGGCGACCTCGCGGCGCCGATCCCGGGCGGCTACAGCCGGACCACCCCGCCCAAGCCGGGCAGCTCGCTGACGCTCACCGTCGACCGGGACCTGCAGTACATGACGCAGGTGATCCTCAGCCGGCACATGGCGCAGGCCCGCAACGGCGTGGGCGCCGCGGTGGTGCTCGACGTCGCCACCGGCGAGGTGCTGGCGCAGGCCAGCCACCCCACCTACAACGCCGCCCAGCCCGAGGGCAGCCAGCCGGCGGCCCGCGAGGACGCGGCGACCAGCTTCGTGGTCGACCCCGGCTCGGTGCACAAGGCGATCACCTTCGGCGCGGCGCTCCAGGAGGGGGTGATCACCCCGGACACCACCCTGCCGATCCCGAACAGCATCAAGATGGGCGACACCTGGTTCTCCGACACGCACCCGGCGAACGGCCGGCGGATGAGCCTGCCCGGAATGCTCGCGTACTCCTCGAACGTCGGCACGATCACCATCGCCGACGAGCTCGGCCGGGACCGCCTGATCGACTACCAGCGGCGGTTCGGCCTCGGCCAGCCGACCGGCGAGGGGATGCCGGGCGAGGCGAGCGGCCGGCTGCTGCCCGCGGACGAGTGGAGCGGGTCGTCGTACGGGTCGGTGCCGATCGGGCACAGCGTCGACGCCACCCCGTTGCAGATGGCCGCCGCGTACGCCGCCATCGCCAACAACGGCACCTATGTCCAGCCACACCTGATCAAGGAGGTGATCGGGCCGGACGGCACGCGGAAGCCGGGCAAGGCTCCGGTCACCCGCTCGGTGCTCAGCCCGCAGAACGCGGCCGCGCTGCGGACCATGCTGGAGGCGGTCACCACCGTCGACGGGGCCACCGGCGTGCCCGCGGCGGTCCCGGGCTTCCGGGTCGCCGGAAAGACCGGCACCGGCTGGCGGCTGGTGGACGGGCAGAAGCAGCCCGGCGAGGTCTCCTCGTTCATCGGGATGGCCCCCGCCGAGAAGCCCCGCTACGTGATCGCGGTCTTCGCGTACGCGCCGGGTGGCGGTGGCGCGGCCATCGCGACGGAGGGGTTCAAGGAGATGATGCAGTTCACTCTCCGTCACTACAAGGTGCCGCCGTCGACCACGGCCAAACCGCCCAAGTTCGTGGTCTATCCACGCTGA
- a CDS encoding UDP-N-acetylmuramoyl-L-alanyl-D-glutamate--2,6-diaminopimelate ligase, with product MRLSPDDRVGSDAVPGNPRPRTEIGTRLGDLAARLAVEPPADAAEVLVTGVTHASQEVRPGDLYAALPGARRHGAEFAAGAADAGAVAALTDPAGAPAVAAAGLPAIVVDDPRAVLGTLASAVYGDPTAALTVIGVTGTAGKTSTAYLIESGLRAAGHTTGLIGTVETRLGDLVIDSVRTTPEATDLHAMLAAARERGVTAVVMEVSSHALAMGRVGGVRFTVGGYTNFGSDHLDFHADSADYFAAKAQLFDGRCAVEVLNQDDPALRPLFKPATVSYSAAGDPTATWWADGVGGEGYAQRFTAHGPDGLTLPAGVALPGRHNVANALLAIAALVAVGVDPATAVAGVADCGGVPGRLELVTPADAPVRGVVDYAHKPDAIVAALTALRELSAGRLICVIGAGGDRDRGKRPVMGAAAAEGADVVLVTDDNPRTEDPAAIRAEVLAGAQRAGTTARVVEVAGRRAAIDEAVRLAEPGDVIALLGKGHERGQEVAGEVLPFDDHTELADALRARFGDLAGHR from the coding sequence GTGCGGCTGTCGCCGGACGACCGGGTAGGGTCTGACGCCGTGCCCGGCAATCCTCGCCCCCGTACCGAGATCGGCACCCGGCTCGGCGATCTCGCCGCCCGGCTCGCCGTCGAGCCCCCGGCCGACGCCGCCGAGGTGCTGGTGACCGGCGTCACGCACGCCAGCCAGGAGGTCCGCCCCGGCGACCTGTACGCGGCCCTGCCCGGCGCCCGCCGGCACGGCGCGGAGTTCGCCGCTGGCGCCGCCGACGCGGGCGCGGTGGCCGCGCTGACCGACCCGGCCGGGGCGCCCGCGGTGGCCGCCGCCGGCCTTCCCGCGATCGTGGTGGACGACCCGCGCGCGGTGCTCGGCACGCTGGCCTCGGCGGTCTACGGCGACCCGACCGCCGCGCTGACCGTCATCGGGGTGACCGGCACCGCCGGCAAGACCTCGACGGCCTACCTGATCGAATCCGGGCTGCGCGCCGCCGGACACACCACCGGGCTGATCGGCACGGTGGAGACCCGGCTGGGCGACCTGGTGATCGACAGCGTCCGCACCACGCCCGAGGCGACCGACCTGCACGCCATGCTCGCCGCCGCCCGCGAGCGCGGGGTCACCGCGGTGGTGATGGAGGTGTCCAGCCACGCGCTGGCGATGGGCCGGGTCGGCGGAGTGCGGTTCACCGTCGGCGGCTACACCAACTTCGGCTCCGACCACCTGGACTTCCACGCCGACTCGGCGGACTACTTCGCGGCGAAGGCACAGCTCTTCGACGGGCGCTGCGCCGTGGAGGTGCTCAACCAGGACGACCCGGCGCTGCGCCCGCTGTTCAAGCCGGCCACGGTCAGCTACTCCGCGGCCGGCGACCCGACCGCCACCTGGTGGGCGGACGGGGTCGGCGGGGAGGGCTACGCCCAGCGGTTCACCGCGCACGGCCCGGACGGCCTCACCCTGCCGGCCGGCGTGGCGCTGCCCGGCCGGCACAACGTGGCCAACGCGCTGCTGGCCATCGCCGCGCTGGTGGCGGTCGGGGTGGACCCGGCCACCGCGGTCGCCGGGGTGGCCGACTGCGGCGGCGTCCCCGGCCGGCTGGAGCTGGTCACGCCCGCGGACGCACCGGTGCGCGGCGTGGTCGACTACGCGCACAAGCCGGACGCGATCGTGGCCGCGCTGACCGCGTTGCGCGAGCTGAGCGCCGGCCGCCTGATCTGCGTGATCGGCGCCGGCGGCGACCGGGACCGGGGCAAGCGGCCGGTGATGGGCGCCGCCGCCGCGGAGGGGGCCGACGTGGTGCTGGTGACCGACGACAACCCGCGTACCGAGGACCCGGCGGCGATCCGCGCCGAGGTGCTGGCCGGGGCGCAGCGGGCCGGCACGACGGCCCGGGTCGTGGAGGTGGCCGGCCGTCGGGCCGCCATCGACGAGGCGGTGCGGCTGGCCGAGCCGGGTGACGTGATCGCGCTGCTCGGCAAGGGCCACGAGCGCGGGCAGGAGGTGGCGGGCGAGGTGCTGCCGTTCGACGACCACACCGAGCTGGCGGACGCGCTGCGCGCCCGCTTCGGCGACCTGGCGGGTCACCGGTGA
- the murF gene encoding UDP-N-acetylmuramoyl-tripeptide--D-alanyl-D-alanine ligase — protein MIPLTLAEVATAVDGRLAGADPDARVTGSVEFDSRKVTAGGLFVAFPGEKVDGHDYAAGTVEAGAVAVLGTREVPGVPMVLVDDARAAMGRLARSVVDRLPELTVIGLTGSSGKTTTKDLIAQLTARLGATVAPPGSFNNELGHPYTALKAGPDTRYLVMEKGARGIGHVRYLCELVPPRISVVLNVGTSHIGEFGSRENIALAKGELVEALPAEGLAVLNADDPLVAAMASRTDARVVFYGEAADAEVRAEDVTLDDRGCASYTLVVPEGRVPVRLGLTGRHQVSNTLAAAAVARELGMPLADLATALGELGLVSTRRMDVFERPDGVTVVDDSYNANPASMAVALKALASLGRGRRTVAVLGYMAELGPFERDGHAEVGRLAAELGVDRLLVVGEPAAPIHEGATAVGNWGGESVLLTDQAAAVEVLRGELRPGDVVLVKGSRYRTWEVADALRPAAGSELASPAAATEGGAA, from the coding sequence GTGATCCCGCTGACGCTGGCCGAGGTGGCCACCGCCGTCGACGGCCGTCTGGCCGGCGCCGACCCGGACGCCCGGGTCACCGGCTCGGTCGAGTTCGACTCGCGCAAGGTGACCGCCGGAGGGCTGTTCGTCGCCTTTCCGGGCGAGAAGGTCGACGGGCACGACTACGCGGCGGGGACCGTCGAGGCCGGCGCGGTGGCCGTGCTCGGCACCCGGGAGGTCCCCGGGGTGCCGATGGTGCTGGTCGACGACGCGCGGGCCGCGATGGGCCGGCTGGCCCGGTCGGTGGTCGACCGGCTGCCCGAGCTGACCGTGATCGGGCTGACCGGCTCCTCCGGCAAGACCACCACCAAGGACCTGATCGCCCAGCTCACCGCGCGGCTCGGCGCCACGGTGGCACCGCCCGGGTCGTTCAACAACGAGCTGGGGCACCCGTACACGGCGTTGAAGGCCGGCCCGGACACCCGCTACCTGGTGATGGAGAAGGGCGCCCGCGGGATCGGGCACGTCCGCTACCTCTGCGAGCTGGTGCCGCCCCGGATCTCCGTGGTGCTCAACGTGGGGACCTCGCACATCGGCGAGTTCGGCTCGCGGGAGAACATCGCCCTGGCCAAGGGGGAACTGGTCGAGGCGCTGCCGGCCGAGGGCCTCGCGGTGCTCAACGCCGACGACCCGCTCGTGGCCGCGATGGCGTCCCGCACCGACGCCCGGGTGGTCTTCTACGGCGAGGCCGCCGACGCGGAGGTGCGGGCCGAGGACGTCACCCTGGACGACCGGGGCTGCGCGTCGTACACGCTGGTCGTGCCGGAGGGGCGGGTGCCGGTGCGGCTCGGGCTGACCGGGCGGCACCAGGTCTCCAACACGCTCGCCGCCGCGGCGGTGGCCCGGGAGCTGGGCATGCCGCTGGCCGACCTGGCGACCGCGCTGGGCGAGCTGGGGCTGGTCTCCACCCGCCGGATGGACGTCTTCGAGCGTCCCGACGGGGTGACCGTGGTCGACGACTCGTACAACGCCAACCCGGCCTCGATGGCGGTCGCGCTGAAGGCGCTGGCCAGCCTCGGTCGGGGCCGGCGTACCGTCGCCGTGCTCGGCTACATGGCCGAGCTGGGTCCGTTCGAGCGCGACGGGCACGCCGAGGTCGGCCGACTGGCGGCCGAGCTGGGCGTCGACCGGCTGCTCGTGGTGGGCGAGCCGGCCGCGCCGATCCACGAAGGCGCGACAGCGGTAGGAAACTGGGGAGGAGAGTCGGTGCTGCTCACCGATCAGGCGGCGGCCGTCGAGGTGCTGCGGGGCGAACTACGGCCGGGCGACGTCGTCCTGGTCAAGGGCTCCCGGTACCGCACCTGGGAGGTGGCCGACGCCCTGCGCCCGGCCGCCGGGAGCGAACTCGCGAGCCCCGCGGCCGCGACCGAGGGTGGCGCCGCATGA
- the mraY gene encoding phospho-N-acetylmuramoyl-pentapeptide-transferase produces the protein MRAVIVAVGVAFLISLFCTPIAIKVFTRLKAGQPIRAEGPAMHQGKKGTPTMGGVVFILATVIAYVAGHLALTTLPDQQIAQVEPTITALVLLGLMVFSGAVGFLDDFLKVRKRNSAGLNKRGKLIGQILVGAVFGVVALYFPSTMTDAAGAVTNTETVGSTTLSFIRDIPALDVSKIGAVIIFIFVVMAATNGVNLTDGLDGLATGASVMVLAAYALIAFWQYRHWCADPDYTQAYCYTVRDPLEIALIAGAGAGACVGFLWWNTSPARIFMGDTGALGLGGLIAGMAMSTRTILLLPIIGGLFVIITMSVVIQIISFRTTGKRVFRMSPLQHHFELAGWSEVNIVVRFWIIAGIGVAIALGLFYSEFLANVT, from the coding sequence ATGAGGGCGGTCATCGTCGCCGTCGGGGTGGCGTTCCTGATCTCCCTGTTCTGCACCCCGATCGCGATCAAGGTGTTCACCCGGCTCAAGGCGGGCCAGCCGATCCGGGCCGAGGGCCCGGCGATGCACCAGGGCAAGAAGGGCACGCCGACGATGGGCGGCGTGGTGTTCATCCTCGCCACGGTCATCGCGTACGTCGCCGGCCACCTGGCCCTGACCACCCTGCCGGACCAGCAGATCGCGCAGGTCGAGCCGACCATCACGGCGCTCGTGCTGCTGGGGCTGATGGTGTTCTCCGGCGCGGTCGGCTTCCTCGACGACTTCCTCAAGGTGCGCAAGCGCAACAGCGCCGGGCTCAACAAGCGCGGCAAGCTGATCGGCCAGATCCTGGTCGGCGCGGTCTTCGGCGTGGTCGCGCTCTACTTCCCGAGCACCATGACCGACGCCGCGGGCGCGGTGACCAATACCGAGACGGTGGGCAGCACCACGCTGAGCTTCATCCGGGACATCCCGGCGCTGGACGTCAGCAAGATCGGCGCGGTGATCATCTTCATCTTCGTGGTGATGGCCGCGACCAACGGCGTGAACCTCACCGACGGCCTGGACGGCCTGGCCACCGGCGCCTCGGTGATGGTCCTCGCCGCGTACGCGCTGATCGCGTTCTGGCAGTATCGGCACTGGTGCGCCGACCCGGACTACACCCAGGCGTACTGCTACACCGTCCGGGATCCGTTGGAGATCGCCCTGATCGCCGGGGCGGGCGCCGGCGCCTGCGTCGGCTTCCTCTGGTGGAACACCTCGCCGGCGCGGATCTTCATGGGCGACACCGGTGCGCTCGGGCTCGGCGGCCTGATCGCCGGCATGGCGATGTCCACCCGGACCATCCTGCTCCTGCCGATCATCGGCGGCCTGTTCGTGATCATCACGATGTCCGTGGTGATCCAGATCATCTCGTTCCGGACCACCGGCAAGCGGGTCTTCCGCATGTCGCCGTTGCAGCACCACTTCGAGCTCGCCGGATGGAGCGAGGTCAACATCGTGGTGCGGTTCTGGATCATCGCCGGCATCGGGGTGGCGATCGCGCTCGGCCTCTTCTACAGCGAGTTCCTCGCGAACGTGACCTGA
- a CDS encoding putative peptidoglycan glycosyltransferase FtsW, with amino-acid sequence MAALRGLLDRPLASYYLLISSAGLLLLIGLTMVFSATSVRDYAAGGNATASVVKQAIFAVIGLVAFWACQRLPATTYRSLGRPLLLTAIGLLLLLNLLLAYARLTNQESARIGPIEARLLWLFIGGIQVQPSELAKFALVLWGAHVVARKGAALGWWRELATPLFPVVGLLFVLVGYNDLGTMICLLALVVGLLFAAGVRMRVFGALSVAGLVGIGLLIAVASLGAGSGEQGEENYRLARLVSFFNPPAPEDCKLEGCYQLFQGRLAIEHGGWFGVGLGKSSLKWDWLPEAHNDFIFAIIAEELGVVGCAVVLTLFAVLAYTGLRIARRVEDPFRRLAAAAVTTWLVSQAVINIGGVVGLLPITGLPLPFISDGGSALVVTLAAVGMLASFARAEPDAARALHARPPARWVRLLWAPLPPLPGRRRRPASPPAPRGPLPRSRERRKDEQAVPRGVRQTRARGGTANERRR; translated from the coding sequence CTGGCCGCGCTGCGTGGCCTGCTGGACCGCCCGCTGGCCTCGTACTACCTGCTGATCTCCAGTGCCGGCCTGCTGCTGCTGATCGGCCTCACCATGGTCTTCTCCGCGACCAGCGTGCGGGACTACGCCGCGGGTGGGAACGCGACCGCCTCGGTGGTCAAGCAGGCGATCTTCGCGGTGATCGGCCTGGTCGCGTTCTGGGCGTGCCAGCGGCTGCCGGCGACCACCTACCGGTCGCTGGGCCGGCCGCTGCTGCTCACCGCGATCGGGCTGCTGCTGCTGCTCAACCTGCTGCTCGCCTACGCCCGGCTGACGAACCAGGAGTCCGCCCGGATCGGTCCGATCGAGGCGAGGCTGCTCTGGCTGTTCATCGGCGGCATCCAGGTGCAGCCCTCCGAGCTGGCCAAGTTCGCGCTGGTGCTCTGGGGCGCGCACGTGGTGGCCCGCAAGGGCGCCGCGCTGGGCTGGTGGCGGGAGCTTGCCACGCCGCTCTTCCCGGTGGTCGGCCTGCTCTTCGTGCTGGTCGGCTACAACGACCTCGGCACGATGATCTGCCTGCTGGCGCTGGTGGTGGGGCTCCTCTTCGCGGCCGGGGTGCGGATGCGGGTGTTCGGCGCGCTCTCGGTGGCCGGGCTGGTCGGGATCGGCCTGCTGATCGCGGTCGCCTCGCTCGGCGCCGGCTCGGGCGAGCAGGGCGAGGAGAACTACCGCCTCGCGCGGCTGGTCTCCTTCTTCAACCCGCCCGCGCCGGAGGACTGCAAGTTGGAGGGCTGCTACCAGCTCTTCCAGGGGCGGCTGGCGATCGAGCACGGCGGCTGGTTCGGCGTCGGCCTGGGCAAGAGCAGCCTGAAGTGGGACTGGCTGCCCGAGGCGCACAACGACTTCATCTTCGCGATCATCGCCGAGGAGTTGGGCGTGGTCGGCTGCGCGGTGGTGCTCACCCTCTTCGCGGTGCTCGCCTACACGGGGCTGCGGATCGCCCGGCGGGTCGAGGACCCGTTCCGCCGGCTCGCCGCCGCCGCGGTGACCACCTGGCTGGTGAGCCAGGCCGTGATCAACATCGGCGGCGTGGTCGGGCTGCTGCCGATCACCGGCCTGCCGCTGCCGTTCATCTCCGACGGCGGATCCGCCCTGGTCGTCACGCTGGCGGCGGTCGGGATGCTCGCCTCCTTCGCCCGGGCCGAACCTGATGCGGCCAGAGCCCTGCATGCCCGTCCGCCGGCCCGGTGGGTCCGACTACTCTGGGCCCCGTTGCCGCCGCTTCCCGGGCGACGTCGCCGACCGGCGTCGCCGCCGGCGCCCCGAGGGCCCCTGCCCCGGTCGCGGGAGCGGCGGAAGGACGAGCAGGCCGTACCCCGCGGCGTCCGGCAGACCCGGGCCCGAGGTGGGACGGCGAACGAGAGGAGACGCTGA
- the murG gene encoding undecaprenyldiphospho-muramoylpentapeptide beta-N-acetylglucosaminyltransferase has product MGPLRSVVLAGGGTGGHIYPLLAFADCLRRHDPGVRITCLGTPRGLENELIPPQGYDLRTIPAYQLPRSINMNLVRTPGRMWTAARAAGKVIDEVQADVVVGFGGYVSVPAYLAAWRRELPIVIHEVNVPPGVANRLGMKFTKNVAVGFPHQPAQAESLRDARVVGVPLRRNIAGLDRAGLRAAARAHFGLRPDLPVLFVAGGSQGARSINLAVSGAAKELARNGVQVLHVMGARNEPVPVPTDLPVPYVTLPYLSEMELGYAAADLMLGRGGAMTCAEVAAIGLPTIYVPYPHSNQEQKRNALPVVEAGGGLLVDDAELTPDWLERTVIPLIRDPHRLGAMGAAAAAYGRRDGDVALLNYVYEAVAR; this is encoded by the coding sequence ATGGGTCCGCTGCGTTCGGTGGTGCTCGCGGGAGGTGGCACCGGGGGGCACATCTACCCGTTGCTCGCCTTCGCCGACTGCCTGCGCCGACACGACCCGGGCGTCCGGATCACCTGCCTGGGCACACCGAGGGGTCTGGAGAACGAGCTGATCCCGCCGCAGGGCTACGACCTGCGGACGATTCCCGCGTACCAGCTGCCCCGCTCGATCAACATGAACCTGGTGCGTACCCCGGGCCGGATGTGGACGGCGGCCCGCGCGGCGGGCAAGGTGATCGACGAGGTCCAGGCCGACGTGGTGGTCGGCTTCGGCGGGTACGTCTCGGTGCCGGCCTACCTCGCCGCCTGGCGCCGTGAGCTGCCCATCGTGATCCACGAGGTGAACGTGCCGCCGGGCGTGGCGAACCGGCTCGGCATGAAGTTCACCAAGAACGTCGCCGTCGGTTTCCCGCACCAGCCGGCGCAGGCCGAGTCGCTGCGCGACGCCCGGGTGGTCGGCGTGCCGCTGCGGCGCAACATCGCCGGGCTGGACCGGGCCGGGCTGCGCGCCGCCGCCCGGGCCCACTTCGGACTCCGTCCCGACCTGCCGGTGCTCTTCGTCGCCGGTGGCTCCCAGGGCGCCCGCTCCATCAACCTCGCCGTCTCCGGCGCGGCCAAGGAGCTGGCCCGCAACGGGGTGCAGGTGCTGCACGTGATGGGCGCCCGCAACGAGCCGGTGCCGGTCCCCACCGACCTGCCGGTCCCGTACGTGACCCTGCCGTACCTGTCCGAGATGGAGCTGGGCTACGCCGCCGCGGATCTCATGCTTGGCCGGGGCGGGGCGATGACCTGCGCGGAGGTCGCGGCGATCGGGCTGCCCACCATCTACGTGCCGTACCCGCACAGCAACCAGGAGCAGAAGCGCAACGCCCTGCCCGTGGTCGAGGCGGGTGGCGGGCTTCTGGTCGACGACGCCGAGCTGACCCCCGACTGGCTGGAGCGGACGGTGATCCCGCTGATCCGCGACCCGCATCGGCTCGGCGCGATGGGCGCGGCCGCGGCGGCGTACGGGCGGCGCGACGGCGACGTGGCGCTGCTGAACTACGTCTACGAGGCGGTGGCCCGATGA